The following proteins are co-located in the Methanobacterium formicicum DSM 3637 genome:
- a CDS encoding CBS domain-containing protein, with the protein MEMDTQVTVHDAMTSSVITVDPETSIAQAAAIMSQKGIGSLIIRSNSEPEGLITESDIITKVVSMDIQASQITVAEVMTRDLIKITPGSELNEAARTMAKNKIRRLPVVNNGVLVGILTSTDVMTVSPELTEILVENAKMSHQIDYSDNEKSVPGTCEVCGNYLDYLDEVDGKYVCEECKEDLEGE; encoded by the coding sequence ATGGAAATGGATACCCAAGTGACTGTGCACGACGCCATGACATCAAGTGTGATAACTGTAGACCCCGAAACCAGCATTGCCCAAGCTGCGGCTATAATGAGTCAGAAGGGCATTGGAAGCCTCATTATCCGGAGTAATTCAGAACCGGAAGGACTGATTACCGAAAGTGACATTATAACCAAGGTTGTATCCATGGATATCCAGGCCAGCCAGATAACGGTGGCCGAGGTCATGACCCGGGACCTCATCAAAATCACCCCCGGAAGTGAACTCAACGAAGCAGCAAGGACCATGGCTAAAAATAAGATAAGAAGACTGCCAGTGGTAAATAATGGAGTTCTTGTTGGTATATTAACCTCCACTGATGTAATGACAGTTTCACCAGAGCTCACTGAAATACTGGTGGAAAACGCCAAGATGAGCCACCAGATAGATTACTCTGACAATGAAAAATCAGTACCTGGAACCTGTGAAGTATGTGGAAATTACTTGGATTATCTGGATGAAGTAGATGGAAAGTACGTTTGTGAGGAGTGTAAAGAAGATTTAGAAGGTGAATAG
- a CDS encoding 7-carboxy-7-deazaguanine synthase QueE, with protein MLIPLKKPSNGGFEIKTRISEIFSSIQGEGKLLGRRQVFVRFTGCNLNCNYCDTSLSRDPGYGEEFDIDALYEKINELITPDFHSISFTGGEPLLHADFIKEFLEKYPLPALLETNGSLPDEMAKLTELVQYVSMDVKLPEHEAVSDWDDLMNQEIKSIKLLIKKGINSYCKLVVQPSTTTDTVACIAARIRDEIQDTSKISLVVQPVSPLELWAGKTHKLLEISEKAGEYLDVLTIPQVHKLLNLR; from the coding sequence GTGCTTATTCCACTAAAAAAGCCGAGTAATGGGGGATTTGAAATAAAAACTAGAATTTCGGAAATTTTTTCAAGCATACAGGGGGAGGGAAAACTCCTGGGCCGTAGACAGGTCTTTGTAAGGTTCACCGGATGCAACCTAAACTGCAACTACTGTGACACCTCCTTAAGCCGTGATCCAGGTTATGGTGAAGAGTTTGACATAGACGCCCTATACGAGAAAATCAATGAACTCATAACCCCAGATTTTCACTCAATTTCATTCACCGGGGGAGAACCATTATTACACGCTGATTTTATTAAAGAATTCCTGGAAAAATATCCTTTACCTGCTCTATTGGAAACAAATGGTTCATTACCTGATGAAATGGCTAAATTAACAGAATTAGTGCAGTATGTGTCCATGGATGTGAAACTCCCGGAGCATGAGGCGGTTTCTGACTGGGATGATCTCATGAATCAGGAGATAAAATCCATAAAGCTATTAATAAAAAAGGGGATAAATAGTTACTGTAAGTTAGTAGTACAGCCCTCCACAACAACGGACACAGTGGCCTGTATAGCAGCCAGAATAAGGGATGAAATCCAGGATACCAGTAAAATATCCCTGGTTGTTCAACCGGTCAGTCCCCTGGAACTTTGGGCTGGGAAAACTCACAAACTACTGGAAATTTCCGAGAAAGCAGGAGAATATCTTGACGTGTTAACCATACCCCAGGTTCATAAACTTCTTAACCTAAGATAG
- a CDS encoding 6-carboxytetrahydropterin synthase QueD: protein MKIVINGIHANLRFASAHMIPCHEFCGGIHGHSYHVDVVVEGERGGQFGFVADFKTVKSQVRKMCKELDHKLLIPENSKELEFKSKDPVEFSIGNKEYKIPREDCCLLPLPSTSAEDLAEYLAGKLFQALQDEGDIKSVEICVNEGIGQGAYSTKKAE from the coding sequence ATGAAAATAGTTATTAATGGAATACACGCTAACTTGAGATTCGCATCAGCCCACATGATACCCTGCCATGAATTCTGTGGAGGGATACACGGACACTCCTACCACGTGGACGTAGTTGTGGAAGGAGAACGTGGTGGCCAGTTTGGATTCGTGGCTGACTTTAAAACAGTCAAGTCACAGGTAAGGAAAATGTGCAAAGAACTCGATCACAAACTCCTCATACCTGAAAACAGTAAAGAACTTGAATTCAAATCCAAAGACCCAGTAGAGTTTTCCATCGGGAATAAAGAATATAAAATCCCCCGGGAAGACTGCTGTCTCCTACCACTACCCTCCACCTCTGCTGAGGACCTGGCAGAGTACCTGGCTGGTAAGCTTTTCCAGGCACTTCAGGATGAGGGAGACATTAAAAGTGTGGAGATATGCGTGAACGAGGGAATAGGTCAGGGTGCTTATTCCACTAAAAAAGCCGAGTAA
- a CDS encoding DUF366 family protein yields MKQKTLESGMLYDGSQINPMWAFQALGIKGSSIVTWIGPMNIHSDELIDYEDVGLEIKSDEMVHFIIEHFDIQPADMRLCYHRQRILVMIVKDLLEELGIKTLRKGDDIYLDGGKLSVSIATCSISSMKIHFAMNLTSQGTPDDVKTTGLTECKAHLTHEDVTKLAKNISERYVMEISDIEQDISKTRVF; encoded by the coding sequence ATGAAACAAAAAACACTCGAATCTGGTATGCTGTACGATGGAAGTCAGATTAATCCAATGTGGGCATTCCAGGCTCTGGGAATAAAGGGATCCAGTATTGTAACCTGGATCGGTCCCATGAACATTCACTCAGACGAGTTAATTGATTACGAGGATGTGGGGCTGGAGATAAAATCCGATGAAATGGTGCACTTCATAATCGAACACTTTGACATACAACCCGCAGACATGCGGCTCTGCTACCACCGGCAAAGGATTCTGGTAATGATTGTAAAGGATTTACTGGAAGAACTGGGTATAAAAACACTCCGCAAGGGTGATGATATCTACTTGGATGGAGGTAAGCTCAGTGTATCCATTGCCACCTGTTCCATCAGTAGCATGAAAATCCACTTTGCCATGAACCTGACCAGCCAGGGAACACCGGATGATGTTAAAACCACTGGTTTGACTGAGTGCAAGGCACATTTAACCCATGAAGATGTTACCAAACTCGCAAAAAATATTTCTGAAAGGTATGTGATGGAAATTTCTGACATAGAACAGGATATTAGCAAGACCAGAGTGTTTTAG
- a CDS encoding PPC domain-containing DNA-binding protein codes for MIVKRLVPGQDLKQSLENIRDKHGLKSGVILCLVGSLDEAVLRMADGNKKMIKGPLEIVSATGTIATNGIHLHLAVADSQGNVTGGHLMTGCPVHTTVEVCILCPDMVFKRVSDSETGYRELEVFPK; via the coding sequence ATGATAGTAAAAAGATTGGTGCCAGGCCAGGACCTCAAGCAGTCCCTTGAAAATATAAGGGATAAACATGGGTTAAAATCTGGTGTAATCCTGTGTTTAGTTGGTAGCCTGGATGAAGCAGTATTAAGAATGGCAGATGGTAATAAAAAGATGATTAAAGGGCCACTGGAGATAGTTTCTGCCACCGGGACCATAGCCACCAATGGGATTCACCTGCACCTGGCAGTGGCTGATAGCCAGGGCAATGTCACAGGAGGACACCTGATGACTGGCTGTCCAGTGCACACCACGGTTGAAGTTTGCATTCTGTGTCCAGACATGGTTTTCAAGCGAGTATCTGACTCTGAAACTGGTTATCGTGAACTTGAAGTTTTCCCCAAGTAG
- a CDS encoding DNA polymerase subunit beta, which produces MQARVRDFIYTKDDLFLATTTYLHPDDRIQSFLRYIPDPEGERSLNGSRYSKVDSQQAYDFLNEYYPDYLFDCEITRVKMMGAPLKRVEKILSPVDRLNQIMELSSPNDLLRKVIKVADTFHEEAGINPKHLGISGSILPNLYDPMVSDIDFVVYGLKNHRQAMETFESMKHDTNSPLKAIEDGYWAKLYAKRIKDSTLSYDEFRWYEDRKNNRGVVDGTLFDILATREWDEITGKYGDETYSPCGTIEIEATVSDALAAFDNPAVYQVEDVKILDGPDVYLKEVASYTHTYSGQAREGERIVARGKLEKVIGKKTHYRLIVGTTRESLGEYIKLKDLKIN; this is translated from the coding sequence ATGCAAGCCAGAGTCCGAGACTTTATCTACACCAAGGATGATCTTTTCTTGGCCACAACCACCTACCTGCACCCAGATGATCGAATACAATCATTTTTACGCTACATTCCAGATCCAGAGGGGGAAAGATCCCTGAATGGCTCCAGGTACAGTAAGGTGGATTCACAGCAGGCTTATGATTTTTTAAATGAGTATTATCCTGATTATCTTTTTGATTGTGAAATTACACGGGTTAAAATGATGGGTGCACCACTCAAAAGAGTGGAAAAGATACTGAGCCCAGTTGATCGCCTCAACCAAATAATGGAACTTTCCTCACCCAACGATCTTCTCCGGAAGGTGATTAAAGTGGCAGATACCTTCCACGAAGAGGCAGGTATCAACCCAAAACACCTGGGCATATCCGGATCAATACTGCCCAATTTATACGACCCCATGGTTTCCGATATTGACTTCGTTGTTTATGGCCTTAAAAATCACAGGCAGGCTATGGAAACATTTGAATCCATGAAACATGATACTAACAGCCCTTTAAAAGCTATTGAGGATGGTTACTGGGCTAAACTATACGCAAAGAGGATCAAGGATTCTACCTTAAGTTATGATGAATTCCGGTGGTACGAGGACCGTAAAAATAACCGGGGAGTGGTGGACGGCACTCTGTTTGATATTCTGGCCACCAGGGAATGGGATGAAATCACCGGCAAATATGGTGATGAGACCTATTCACCCTGCGGAACCATTGAAATTGAGGCAACTGTTTCTGATGCTCTGGCAGCCTTTGACAACCCTGCAGTTTACCAGGTGGAAGATGTGAAGATACTGGATGGTCCTGATGTTTACCTGAAGGAGGTGGCATCCTACACCCATACTTACTCTGGTCAGGCCAGAGAAGGGGAAAGGATAGTTGCCCGTGGAAAGTTGGAAAAAGTTATAGGTAAAAAAACCCATTACCGCTTGATTGTAGGAACCACCAGAGAATCCTTAGGAGAGTATATTAAATTAAAGGATTTGAAAATAAATTAA
- a CDS encoding homoserine dehydrogenase, translating into MEETVNIGLIGFGTIGSGVVATLNQNIQLLESKVNKKVNLKRIVDLDITTDRGVEVKPGVLSTNVDDILEDDEIDIVIELVGGYQPALNFILKAMENGKHVVTANKALLAKHWQEITDSAQKNGVRIAFEASVGGGIPLLAPLNDGLTANNIETIYGIINGTANYILTKMAAEGLDFDTVLKEAQEMGYAEADPTFDIEGHDTAQKLIILSILGFGVYVKQERFHVEGITRITPDDIRFAREELESVIKLLAIAQITDGELEIRVHPTLVPETHLLAAVNDVFNAVYLVGDVVGPVLMYGAGAGMMPTASAVVADCIDIIQDMERPVAYGPKETRVEKIKDISEVESKYYLRITALDEPGVLHSISGVLSDLDISIESVSQKKADKGEAVPIFIVTHHALEKNVQEALTLIDQMDFVKEETVLIRLL; encoded by the coding sequence ATGGAAGAAACAGTTAATATTGGACTTATTGGTTTTGGAACCATCGGAAGCGGTGTTGTAGCCACTTTAAATCAAAACATCCAATTGTTAGAGAGTAAAGTTAATAAAAAGGTTAATCTCAAACGTATAGTGGATCTGGACATCACCACTGATCGTGGTGTGGAAGTTAAACCCGGAGTACTATCCACCAATGTGGATGATATCCTGGAGGATGATGAGATTGATATTGTCATTGAACTGGTTGGTGGCTATCAGCCAGCTCTGAATTTCATTTTAAAGGCTATGGAAAATGGCAAACATGTTGTAACTGCCAATAAAGCACTTTTAGCCAAGCACTGGCAGGAGATCACTGACAGTGCCCAGAAAAATGGTGTAAGAATCGCTTTTGAGGCCAGTGTTGGTGGAGGTATTCCATTACTGGCACCACTAAATGATGGGCTGACTGCAAACAACATAGAAACCATTTACGGGATCATCAATGGAACCGCCAATTACATACTCACTAAAATGGCTGCAGAAGGTCTTGATTTTGACACAGTCCTAAAAGAAGCCCAGGAGATGGGTTACGCTGAAGCAGACCCTACCTTTGATATTGAAGGCCATGACACTGCTCAGAAACTCATAATACTCAGCATACTTGGTTTTGGAGTTTACGTTAAACAGGAACGGTTCCACGTTGAAGGTATAACCAGGATCACACCGGACGACATCCGTTTTGCCCGGGAAGAACTGGAAAGTGTGATTAAACTACTGGCCATTGCCCAGATAACCGATGGCGAGCTGGAAATAAGGGTACATCCCACCCTGGTACCTGAAACACACCTATTAGCAGCGGTTAACGATGTTTTTAATGCAGTGTACCTGGTGGGAGATGTGGTGGGTCCAGTGCTCATGTACGGAGCAGGTGCTGGTATGATGCCTACTGCCAGTGCAGTGGTGGCAGATTGTATTGACATAATTCAGGATATGGAAAGACCAGTGGCTTACGGGCCAAAAGAAACCAGGGTAGAAAAGATTAAGGATATTTCAGAAGTGGAGTCCAAGTATTATCTGAGGATAACTGCACTGGATGAACCAGGAGTCCTGCACTCCATATCCGGTGTTCTGAGTGATCTGGACATTAGTATTGAATCAGTGAGCCAGAAAAAAGCAGATAAAGGTGAAGCAGTACCTATCTTCATAGTAACCCATCATGCCCTGGAGAAAAACGTTCAGGAAGCACTGACTCTCATTGACCAGATGGACTTTGTGAAGGAAGAAACTGTTCTTATTCGGTTACTTTAG
- a CDS encoding cupin domain-containing protein: MSDELKSVVINVEDLLDYQEGAVVSREIIRKETGTVTIFAFDKGEGLSEHTAPFDAMVQIIDGKAEITISGKKNTLHRGDMIIMPADEPHALHALERYKMILTMIRS, translated from the coding sequence ATGAGTGATGAACTGAAATCCGTGGTTATAAATGTGGAAGACCTGCTTGATTATCAGGAAGGAGCAGTTGTAAGCCGTGAAATAATCCGCAAGGAAACTGGAACTGTAACTATATTTGCCTTTGATAAAGGGGAAGGGCTAAGCGAACACACCGCACCATTCGATGCAATGGTCCAGATAATCGATGGAAAGGCAGAAATAACAATCTCCGGCAAAAAGAACACACTCCATAGGGGAGATATGATCATCATGCCTGCGGATGAACCACACGCTCTCCATGCCCTGGAACGATACAAAATGATCTTAACCATGATCAGGTCATAA
- a CDS encoding DUF6448 family protein yields the protein MTLQCDGMDGLVVKAAEEALEMENIDYVFPFIRERYEDELKDAFERTLLVRELSGDAAELADYWFFETAVRLHLKGRGMAYNGLRPSQINKKPVIKMAEQAVRTENMNDLMNFILNSIKEDVLSRFDDVISKKDYDVTDVDDARDYVDSLLNFFGYMQQLIEFMEEG from the coding sequence ATGACACTTCAATGTGATGGTATGGATGGATTGGTGGTTAAAGCCGCTGAAGAAGCTCTAGAAATGGAAAACATTGATTATGTGTTCCCATTTATCCGGGAAAGATATGAGGATGAGCTTAAAGATGCCTTTGAGCGAACACTCCTGGTGCGAGAACTTTCTGGAGATGCAGCTGAACTGGCCGACTACTGGTTCTTTGAAACCGCAGTCCGATTGCACCTGAAAGGTAGGGGAATGGCTTACAATGGGCTCAGACCCTCTCAGATCAATAAAAAACCAGTTATTAAAATGGCGGAGCAGGCGGTTAGAACTGAAAACATGAATGATCTCATGAATTTCATCCTAAACTCCATTAAAGAAGATGTTCTGTCACGATTTGATGATGTTATCTCCAAAAAAGATTATGATGTGACTGATGTGGACGATGCCCGGGACTACGTAGATTCCCTTTTAAACTTCTTCGGTTACATGCAACAGTTAATTGAATTTATGGAAGAAGGTTGA